In the genome of Colwellia sp. PAMC 21821, the window TAAATTCATCCACAACAAGTTCTTCAACAATAGTTTCTAATTTACTTTTTATCGTCTCAGGGCTGCCAATAACACTTAATGATAAAAAGTTATCAACTTGCGCTTTTTCTTGTGGGCTCCATTTCCCAGCCATACTTTCAACAGGTGCTTGTAGCCACAACTCTTGACCTCGCATAAGTGCAAGTACACGTTGCTTTGATGTGCTTGACAGGTATTGAGCCTCTTCATCTGAATCGGCTGCAACCACAGGTAATGCCAACATAAAGTATGGTTTTTTCAGTGTGGATGACGGTGTAAATTCTCTTCTATATAATGCAACCGCCTCTTTTAAGAAGTGTGGTGCGAAGTGTCCTGCAAATACATAAGGTAAGCCTTTTTTAGCCGCCAGTTGCGCACTAAATAAACTAGAACCTAATAACCAAATAGGTACATTGGTATTTTCACCGGGAATTGCGCGTACCGGATGCGTACCATCGTAAGGACCTAATAGCTTTTGTAGCTCTTGTACTTCTTCTGGAAATCTTTCAGCACGGCGCATATCACTGTTTAATGCATGGCTAGTCACTTGGTCGCTACCGGGCGCTCGGCCAAGGCCTAAATCTATTCGGTTTGGGTATAAGCTTTCCAGTGTACCAAACTGTTCAGCTACGACTAAGGTTGAGTGATTTGGTAGCATGATCCCACCTGAACCTACACGTATACGTTTGGTTTTTCCTGCAATATGGCCAACTAATATAGATGTGGCGGCGCAGATTATACCAGGCATATTATGATGCTCTGCTAACCAAAAACGATTGAAGCCAAGTTCATCTGCTTTTTGTGCATATTGGGTACTTTTGTTTATGGTTTCAGATACGGTAGACCCTTTTTGCATGGGGGCAAGTTCTAATAATGAAAAAGGAATGTTTGATAACAAAATAGCACCTCTTAACTAATACAAATTAGTATAAATACATTTATGCATATGCATAACTAGATATGCTCTTATATGGCTCTGCTTAGTAGATAATTCAAGGTGCTAAACTTAGAACTTATTAAGCCACCCATAGAACTTATTAAGCCACCCATAATAATTTGTTCACAACTTATAAACTTATAAACTTATTAAGCCACCCATAATAATTTGTTCATATTTTCAGCAATAAACTAGAACTTATTAAGCCACCCATTAGAACTTATTAAGCCACCCATAATAAGTTGTACATATTTTCAAAGCTTATTTAGCCACCCATAATAATTTATTCATATTTCCAGCAGTTAAACTTATTAAGCCACCCATAATAATTTGTTCATATTTCCAGCAGTAAACTACACTTAGTTCACACTTTTTAACTGTGGTTACTGTTATGCCCAAGCCTCGTACAACTTATTAAGCCACCCATAATAAGTTGTACATATTTTCAGGAAACTTATTTAGCCACCCATAATGATTTGTTCATATTTCCAGCAGTAAACTACACTTAGTTCACACTTTTTAACTGTGGTTACTGTTATGCCCAAGCCTCGTTCACAACAAATCAATTTATCCAGCACACCGTATTATCATGTTTGCAGTCGCACCGTTCGCAAAGCTTTTTTATGCGGTATTGATAAAGAAACAGGGGTGAGTTATGAGCATAGGCGTAGTTGGATTGAAAAGCGTATTTTTCAATTATCTCAAGTATTTGCTATTGATATTTGTGCTCATGCTGTCATGAATAATCACTTGCACCTCGTACTGCATGTTGATAGCGAGCAAGTGAAAAACTGGACTACGCTAGAAGTGCTTACTCGGTGGCATAAGTTGTTTAAAGGTACAGTTTTGACCGGTAAATATCAGCGAGAACAACCGTTAACACAGTTTGAATTGAAAACGGTTGAAGAAACAGCGTTGGTTTATAAACAGCGCCTCATCGATATCAGCTGGTTTATGCGGGCTTTGAACGAGCCTATTGCTAGGCAAGCAAACAAAGAAGATAAGTGCACAGGCCATTTTTGGGAAGGACGTTTTAAATCTCAAGCCCTGCTCGATGAAGCTGCATTACTTGCCTGTATGGCTTATGTAGATTTAAACCCTGTCCGCGCAGGTATTGCCCCGACACCCGAAAAATCTAGCTTTACTAGTATTCAACTGCGTATCAAGGCAGCGATTAAAGGGGGGCAACCCAAAGTCTTATTACCTTTCACTGACAATGAACATCAAGAGAAAACTACTGGCATTTCTTTTAGCTTAAAAGATTACTTAACACTGGTTGATGAAACAGGACGCGTGATTAGAGAAGACAAGCACGGGGCTATCAATGCCAAAACAGCTGAGATACTGTCAAGACTACATATCAGCAATGAAAGCTGGTTAAAACTCACCACCAACTTCGAAGGTATGTTCACTGGCGCAGTTGGCACAGCTGAGCATTTGTGTGAATTCACTGAAAACGTGGGGTTGAAACGCACACATGGGATAGCCAATGCTCAGGCCTGTTTGAATAGCGCTTAGCAATTTAACTACCACACTAATAAGAGCCAATTACCTTTGTGTAACAGGGAAAACTTGCCTGAAATTCAACTGATGATGAGAAAACTCTACAAACAAACAACATCTTCCGTATTACTTACTCAATTGGCCTATTAAAGCAGCAGTAAGTTTCCGTTTCTATGTTTGGCTATTTTACAAAGTTATTATGGGTGGCTTAATAAAAACGTCTGCATAACTAGATATG includes:
- a CDS encoding LLM class flavin-dependent oxidoreductase, with product MLSNIPFSLLELAPMQKGSTVSETINKSTQYAQKADELGFNRFWLAEHHNMPGIICAATSILVGHIAGKTKRIRVGSGGIMLPNHSTLVVAEQFGTLESLYPNRIDLGLGRAPGSDQVTSHALNSDMRRAERFPEEVQELQKLLGPYDGTHPVRAIPGENTNVPIWLLGSSLFSAQLAAKKGLPYVFAGHFAPHFLKEAVALYRREFTPSSTLKKPYFMLALPVVAADSDEEAQYLSSTSKQRVLALMRGQELWLQAPVESMAGKWSPQEKAQVDNFLSLSVIGSPETIKSKLETIVEELVVDEFIFTNDLYDSEKRHHALEILMAIKK
- a CDS encoding transposase — translated: MPKPRSQQINLSSTPYYHVCSRTVRKAFLCGIDKETGVSYEHRRSWIEKRIFQLSQVFAIDICAHAVMNNHLHLVLHVDSEQVKNWTTLEVLTRWHKLFKGTVLTGKYQREQPLTQFELKTVEETALVYKQRLIDISWFMRALNEPIARQANKEDKCTGHFWEGRFKSQALLDEAALLACMAYVDLNPVRAGIAPTPEKSSFTSIQLRIKAAIKGGQPKVLLPFTDNEHQEKTTGISFSLKDYLTLVDETGRVIREDKHGAINAKTAEILSRLHISNESWLKLTTNFEGMFTGAVGTAEHLCEFTENVGLKRTHGIANAQACLNSA